Within Coffea arabica cultivar ET-39 chromosome 4e, Coffea Arabica ET-39 HiFi, whole genome shotgun sequence, the genomic segment aatgattgaaattaaaaaagaggaattgcagagatctatcttctccttaaatgattaaaaaagtattcaaatcactttcttaaaatacaatttttttagcctttcaattattttaattttgggttttcctctttcctttctagtttcttattttattctcaagaaaatatcataagatgaaattgttttcctttcttttatttctttttctctttcttctctctttcatccttcccaatagaaattccatttcaacaaaaatttttgttttgagtttgtaattgcatatttctggGTAAAGGTTTAAAAggtatcaaaaactaattttgattttttgtatgatgccacgtgtcacaaatttcaattgatgattattaattaGGTCACAATTTtatcttaagatattttcttgggaataaaatgagaaactagaaaggaaagaggaaaacccacaattaaaagaattgaaaagctaaaaaaattgtattttaggaaagtgatttgaatattttttttaatcatttaaggagaagatagatctcggcaattcctcttttttaatttccatcattaaggtgaagatttttgtgggaaaaaggaagaattaaataaagaagaaagagaaaaagaaataaaagaaaggaaaacaaggtaaatgaaaagtcaaaataatgcaagggcaattttgtcctaaagggggttaagtgagcaaaattaaagattagagggtaaactgagaaatggggtattccttaaggggataaaatgtgagtAACcctaaaaaataacatatttcaCAATTCCTTTTAAAAGCAAATGTTATTCTTAATAaacttttgcacttaaaattcataaataaactagataattacacttagataaaattttatacttgaatttggtagattactaattaaatttaggttcttaattcttataagaattaatgattCTATAATAAATTAGACTAACTGAATATTTATTATCGCATAAAAAATTATGagacataatatttaaatatatttagtgacccaCCGGTTGGACCACTCACCCACTAGTTGAACCAGTAACCCATTGACCCACCTCTTTCACCGGGTTCCTCTCCGAGCCGGATTTAATAACTTTGCTAGCATTATTAGCCACTGGCTTCCTTATACTGTATAAAAGGGAGTTGGAATTGGAGTGCTGACCTTTTTCCTTGTGACTCTTCAGAGGTAAAATAGCCTTTCAGGTTGCGTTTGGTGATAAATTAGCTGTAGATTAAGTGCTACTACAATTGCTACTGAATTTCCCTTTGTGCCCTTTCCGACTTCTTAGGTTTAGAATTTGAGGTAAAATAATAGAAGCGTATAACAGCATTTGTTTTTGACAAGAAGTTCATCAATAACACTTAAATTAACCCCACAAGATACAACCAAAAGCAGAGTCGCGGGGATTAGTACTCTTAGTCAGGCACGGATTTAAGGGGGGGCtggtgggggcttaagccccccccAAGCCGCCGGAAAATCCCCTATATATAGCCATATAGGGGATTCCGGCGGCCAGCCCAGCCCAGCCCAGTCCCCCCACGGTGATCCAGATCTACCATCCTCCATGGCTCCATGCCTCCATGAATGCTGCAGAGGAAGTGAAGAAGAGCTGGGCCTGGAAAGCCGCTGCCAGCCTGCCGTGCTGACTGCTGAGTCTGCTGACTGCTGAGGTCCGAGGAAGAAGATGACCCAATTtatgttgaattttttttttgccctctaaatacaaaacgacgtcgtttcaCTTTTAGTGGAACGACGTCGTTTTGTataatgagggaaaaaaaaaatacatcagATGAAGCCCTAAGGCTTCATCTGATGCAAAAGCACGCCGCCAATGCCAAAGGCCAAAGGCCAAACACCGAAGCCACTCACGAAGACTCCAAGTCTCCAACTCCAAGAAGAAGACGCCACTCACGCCAGgctccaagaactccaagaagctTCAGTTGAGATTCTACCATCCTGCTTCAAGCCTTCAATTCAAGGCTCCAAGACTCCAACTCTCCACCATTCCATTCACATAAATCTTTTAGGTTAGTTTTTTGGTTTAAATTACAATATTCATCtttatatttttgttaattatatgtttaaattatttttgaattttgagtatcttgatattaatttgattaagattaatttttatttagtttatgTTAATGTAATTTAAGAATTGAAAGAttacattaaaaaatttaatgatattaaatttaaattggaaATTAGTTTAGAAATTGTATAGATTTTAGGTTGtatttagtttttaaaattttgttagttttatatttgaaattttaagaattaattatgtgaattagaaattttgaatgtaaatataaattcaaaattttatgagATTGAATTAGAAATTATATGGGTATTTAGTTGTaccttattttaactttttgataattttatatAATGAATTTTATAAATTGAGAAATATAAGTAATATGAATTTATTATTAAATTAaagaattatttatatgaattttaaattaattgattattgaattgcataattttattgaatttaaccACAATTATTTAATTGTGACAGAAAATGGAGAGATTCTTTAAACCTAAACGAGTCCGTAGTGGTGAATCTTCAAATGAGCCTAATATTAGTGAACCAGTTCAAAATCAATCTTGTGTGGAATTGAATTTAAATGATATTGTTAGTGATCCGGGATTACGAAAATCAGTTGAGAAATTTGATATTTCTCTTCGAGACCATGTCCGAAGAGAGTATTTGACTAGGGGACCTTGCCAACCGATTGGCCATATGTATCCAAAAACATCATTTGGTAAACAACATAGAAGTTTCCAAGATAGTTGGTATCAAAAGTTTGTATGGTTAGAGTATAGCATATCGAAAGATGCGGCGTTTTGCTTTTGGTGCTTTCTtttcaaaacacaaaataaggGAGGTCGATATGCAGAGGATGCCTTTACAAAAACGGGATTCAATAATTGGAAAAAGGCAATGGAAAGATTTAATGAACATATTGGAGCTGTGAATAGTTGCCATAATGATGCTAGAATACAGTTTGAAAGTTTTCAAGATCAAAGGCATAGTGTGTCAAATGTGCTACGATCTTGTGGGCGCGAAATAGATATTGCATATCGCACCCGTTTAACTGCTGCTCTGGATGTGACCCGCTTTCTTTTGAAGCAAGGATTGGCTTTTCGTGGAAATGATGAGTCAACTAGTTCTTCAAATAGAGgcaattttcttgaattgtttgAGTGGTATAGCCAGCGAAATACTGAGATTTTTGAGGTTGTAAATCAAAATGCTCCTGCAAATAATCAACTAACTTCTCCAATGATTCAAAAAGAGCTGGCACATGCTTGTGCCTCAGAGATCACAAGTGTTATAATCAATGATATTGGAGATAATTATTTTTCCCTAATAGTTGATGAGTCTCGAGACAGTTCAGTGAAAGAGCAAATGGGAGTTATTTTGAGATATGTGAACAAAGAAGGGCGTGTGATTGAACGTTTCCTTGCAATTGTACATGTGTCTGACACCACATCTCTTTGTTTGAAAGATGCAATTGATTCTTTATTCGCGCAACACGGATTATCATTATCCAAATTGAGAGGTCAAGGATATGATGGAGCTTCAAATATGCGAGGTGAGTTCAATGGTTTGAAGGCCCTTATATTACAAGAAAATCCCTATGCGATGTATATTCACTGTTTTGCTCACCAACTCCAGTTAGTTATTGTTGCTGTTGCTAAGGGAAATATCATTGTCAGTGAATTCTTTGTCTATGTCTCTATGATTGTCAATTTAACTGGAGTATCATGTAAAAGGAGAGATCAATTAAGACAAATAGAACATGATAAGATTGTTACACTTTTAGACAGTGGAGATATTATTAGTGGAAAAggcaaaaatcaagaaactagTTTAGCAAGACCAGGGGATACTCGTTGGGGATCACACTATCTAACATTACTTCGTCTATCCTCTATGTGGGCTTCGGTGATTGGAATATTGGGAAATATACAAGATGATGCCTCCACTTCTGACAATAGAGGTATGGCCAGGGGTTTGATTGATAGAATGAATGATTATGAGTTTGTTTTTGCATTGCACCTGATGAAGTATTTATTGGGAATCACAAATGACTTGTCACTTGTTTTGCAACAAAGGGATCAAAATATTGTCCAAGCCATGAGTTTGATTGATACTATGAAATCTCAATTGCAAGACTTTAGGGAAGAGGGATGGCAAATAATTTTAGATGAAGTCAacaatttttgtgagttgaatatGATTCCTGTGATTGATATGGAAGACAGTATAGCAATCCGTGGCAATGCCAGGCGCAGTCGCAGAGGTCAAACCATCACTAATTTTCATCATTATCGCGTGGAAATTTTTTGTGAGgtattatttttgaaattattatttcattacATTTGTTACTTGTTAACAGATTTTCTtagttattaattttattattgttgtgATGTCAGGTTGTTGATTTAATTATACAAGAGATGAATAATCGTTTCTCGGAAGTTAGCACGGAATTGCTTAGTTGCATAGCATGTCTTGATCCAAAAAGTTCTTTCTCTCAATTCAATGTGCAGAAACTACTCCGTCTTGCTGATTTATATCCTGAAGACTTCTCAAGTAACGATTATTTATATCTTGAGTCTCAACTTcgaaattatatttataatgtGCAACGCGATCCTCAATTTTCAGAAGTTGGAGATTTGGGAAGTCTTGCTCAACAAATGGTTAAAACTGGTAAAAATACAGTTTTTCCATTGGTTTATCGTCTGATCCAGTTGGCATTAGTTCTACCAGTTGCGACTGCTTCTGTTGAAAGAGTATTTTCTGCAATGAATATTGTCAAGACTGATTTGCGCAACAAAATGGGAGACGAGTGGATGAATGACTGTCTGGTTGTATACATCGAGAAGGATATTTTTGCAACAATTGAAAATGAGCAAATATTGCAACGTTTTCAACGGATGAAGACTCGCAGAATGCAATTGCCTCCTCTTCGTTATTCGAGTGCAACAACTACCAATACTTCAAGTGTTAATCAATAACAAATTTTTgggtatgtataattatatgtttttattatttttataattattgattctaaattttacttattaaatatatttatttcgtcacaaaaaaaaatttttaatacacttcagcccccccaaaaataaatttctggctCCGTCCCTGCTCTTAGTTGAATCTTGTATTGAATGGTAATAGCTCCGTCACCCCACGTCTAAGCCATTACTTCATGATATAGGAAACTCCTACTTTTTCCATTACCAAGCGCAAACTTTTTAGTTGCCTTGGGTTATAAATTTTGGCTGTTGAAAAGCAATCAATGGATGTTTTGGTTAGAGCTTTTAACGAGTCGAATTGTTTGCGATCATATTTGCATTCGAATACGTAAAAAGCTCAATCGCTTAATAAATGAATCAAGTTCAAACACAATGTTAGATTTGTTTAATAATCGAGACGAACACGAATATGTTCGTGAACTATTCGAATAATTCAAATAGTTCGTGAgtacatatataattataaacataaatataattataGATATAAATACGTTTAatattattaaatatatataatatattttactaaaaaagtaattatacataaattagcatcatttatttttaaaaatcaatAAATATAGTTAAAATTATTGTAAATAATGTATTATTtactaaaaatataagtaaatcaTCTTCAGAATCAAatttaagctcgagctcgaattcaGTTTGTATAGTTTAACGAGTCAATCTCGAGTTTgaattcaaatatttatacaaataaATGAATTGAAATCGAATAATATGTGTAATTCATTCATATTTGAACCGAGCTTGAATCCAATTCATGTAATATGTGAATAGAGTCTGAACACCAAGTATTCGACTCGTTAAAAGCTTTAGTTTTGGCATTGGTATGGCTTTCAATTGGAACTAAGGTGAGCAATTTCTTGTGCTTTTAGTTGAATATTATTGCAACTTGTAATTTAGAAAATAGCATTTGGTCCACTTTTTGGTTGGGTTAGTTTTCTAAATCAAAATTAAATACTAGGAAAGCTAATTaagtttcttgatttggattcgGATGATTTGACAAATAGGCTGAAAGTATCATTGAGATTGAGTTTTGCCACATATTTGCTGAATAAGGTATGTATTGGTACAATTTTTATCGCTAATTCCTCAAATTAttgttgggaaaaaaaaatccgcACCATTGTGGCTCTGACAAGGgcctttttttattatatacCTGCTATGCTGAATCAATATGGTaggcaaaatatttttttaatcataaaACGCTTCAGCACGGCAGTAGTAGAAAAAAATTCTAACATCCTTCCATGCTTGGTTATCACGGTGGgatgtattaatttttttttaatttacaagGCCGCATTGACTGAATTTGGGCGCATTAACATTCTTCCTCctattgtaaatatttttggCAAAGTATACCACTTTACCATTTTAAATAATAATGTAACCAGTAATTGAACCCtttttttcttgacaatttTACACGAAAAACTCGATCCACACAAATTTTTTAATCTACCTCCAAGAAAACTCAAGGTGatacttaaaaattttttagcaGATTTAATTCTAACCGAGATATACTAGTGCTAAGTATTACTAACCAAGCGGAAAAAGTTTGTGGTCGTGGCCTTAGGCCTATCAATGGATCGAGTTCGGATTGGAATTGAAAATTCCGGACTCGAACCCGTTTTAATGTACTAGATCCAGACCCGACTCATATACCCGACGGATCTTGTGCTTAAGATTTCGAAACCGGGTCTCACAGATCTCGAGTCGGATTTATGTCTACTTGGAAAGAAAAGGCTCAACATGTATCATACATTTTCTTTTATCCATGTTAGCAAAAAAGGCCCAACATGATCCCAGGATATTTagcaaaaaacacttatatgCAACTTGTGATGCATACATTTCTGGTCAAACAAGTTTGCCTCTTCCAAATCCTAATTTCTTAGATGCTTCATCTGAGATACAGATAATTTGGTTAATTTAGTAAAAGAATACTTTGGTTAATTTAGTAAAAGAAtatatttagaaatatttatattttataattattaatgtaTTATTCGGGTCCAGATCAGAAAAAAGTCGGAATCCTATATTTCGTATCCGATTTACTTTTTTGTTAGAATAACGGGTACGGTTCTGGATCTGGGTACCGGAATTATTTCTGAACCCATATTCAGAAAAAATTACTAGATCCGAGTCGGGTTCGAGTCCAAACCCAACCTGTTGACAGCCCTACGTGGCCTTGAACATGGGCTTTGTCTTTGATAAACCACttcataattataaaatgaaaacaaaagaaaattgaattctcaaaaaaaatttcatatctccattttttttaaattgagtataaagtagaaaatttctaTTTTAATAGAGCACAACCCGTTTTGTGTTTCCCCCTCCCCATAAAAGGAACGGCAATAGAATAAAAGAGAAGGGGTATATGAATATCTATACTTCCTAATAAATACAAatcccattatatttatattagaAACTTCACAAATGTAATATCATAATAATAGTAcaatttaaatcattttttattttgatattcTCTACAAATTTCTAGAACTTAAtaagtttaaagtttaagttTTAAGTGGCAAATTTTTTTCTAGGAATGTATTATAAATTTCCTTCCATTTGTATCCCTTACAAATTTCAATAATAAAAGtgcaatttaaatttaaatagaaACCTCCTTTTATTTCTGCGTTATTTCAAACAAAAGtccaatttaaatttaatacgGATTGTGCTCTATtaaaatgaaatttcttttttctattcaATTCAAAATACAATGTAGATATGAAAAATTTCTGAGAActccattttattttgtttccatTTTATAATCATGAAGTGGTTTATTGAATATGAAGTCCATGTTTAGGGCCACGGCCGCAAACTATTTTCGCTTGGTTAGTAATACATAGTAGTAGCATTTCAGTCAGAATCAAATCTactaaaaaattttcaagtatTCCCTTGAGTTTTCTTGGAGGTGAGTGAAAAATTTATTATGTACCAAAAATTTCACGTAaaattatcaagaaaaaaagggtTCAATTACtagttatattaatatttattgaTCCCCAGAAAGAGGAGGACATTTGATGACATTGCTTCTAAGGATTTTGGCTTCGACATGCTTAAGTTGTTTTGCTTGTCAAGTAACCTATGTAAATGCAGGAAAAATGAATTGAAGAGGGAGGAAGTAGGCATTGGTAAAGTAGTATAATTTGCCAAAAGTATTTATAATTGGAGGAATTACGAGCATGCAATTGTGGCAGCggttttataattaaaaaagaCATTTTTACCTGCCGTGCTGGCATATAACAAAAAAGGCTTCTGTCAGCCACAATTGTGTGAATATTTTTTAACAATATTTTAAGAAATTAACCAATTTTTATCCACAATTTCTCAGAATATGGAGCCATGGTATTATGATATTTGGAATTCCCTGAATTTTTTAAGTGAATTATTATATATTTGTCATGATAAGTGTTTAGTAGCTAAGGATTTCCCGGGTGATTTGGGTATGGTtcggattatgtaaatttttgctttcatggattatttGCTACTGTTTGATGTAGCTTGCCTCGGCTCTGTTAAAATGTAGGAAATTGGACAACCACTTGCTCGAGTTGCCTAAAATACAACCTCTTattcaaaagggataatttcagaaacctcccttgaggttttcaaCAATTTCACTAACCTCCTTTGAGGTTGGTAAAATTACACTAACTTCCCCTGAAGTTAAGATTTTAGTAataaaattagtccaaatcagaAAAAAGTGCCATTAAAAAAGTAATTTGAGAAGAGAAATAAAACTTTCATTTCACAAATGCCCTTTATACATATGTACAAGTTGTATTATAAAGGAAAGAGAAACATATTAATACAAGTGAGGGAATGTAATTGCAAATAGcgaagaaccaaaaaaaaagtaacaattGACTTTCTATACAAAGTTGGACCAATGGCTAGTGCACTGGATTACGACTATTTTTTTAGGTCGTTACCATTTTGCATATAAAGACAACAAGAAACATTAAGATGGATATCACTTTCACTTGAAACAGCAAAATTTGAGGTGGAAAAATAGTGATTTGTGTGAATTTTACAAGTTGAAAGTGAAATATAGATGTAGAAACTATGGCCCTATCAAACTACAAGagaaaatcataaaattcaACTACATCCTTTGGCATCAAGAACAAATATTGTAAGTGTAATTGCAAGGCAACTATGAATATTTTTTAGAGTATAAAAAATCTAGACAAATTACTGGTTAGTGTATTAATTTCTGAGAGTGAACAAATATTTGGTACATCAATTGGCACTATTTTGTTTTTGTGATTGCAGATTACTGttcatcattaaaaaaaattcccaacagctatttttgttaattagttGCTAACAATTAATTAGTACCCTAATTACTTAATTGGCAGATGTTAATTTCTAATAAGACATAATATCTTAGGATATATGAGTAATTTTACCCCAAAAAGACACTATAGAGGAGGTTAGTGTTAGTAGAAGCaattgaaattgttagaaacctcaaaggaggtttctaaaattatccctattcAAAATTGGAGCACTATTGTTCAAGTGATATTGAGAAGTAGAAGGCGCAGTTCTCAAAGTTGCGAAGCGCTTTCAAAAGCTGGTCTTTGTCAGTATACCTGATTTGTAATACTTTTGTTAGGCCAGGTCCAAGAAAATTAGTCAACTAAAATAATAGGGGTTTTTGGCAACCCAATAAAGacaataataaagcaaataaaataaatagaaagaTACAGAATTTTATATGGTTTAGCCAAATTGACCTTCATTCACGGCCGATGGGGTAACAGATTTATTATGACAGAAAGAGAGTATAAAAGAGAGAATACAAAACCTTAGGTGATAATTATTAGATCCAAAAGGCACCTAAAATAGAAAACACAAAAGAGcctaaatgaaaaaaaataattaacggTCCAAAGGTCCATAACTTGCTATTTTGGTTTGATACCTAACCAAAAACTCTCTTGGATTGGGGCATGGGCTCCTTAAA encodes:
- the LOC113742078 gene encoding uncharacterized protein → MRGEFNGLKALILQENPYAMYIHCFAHQLQLVIVAVAKGNIIVSEFFVYVSMIVNLTGVSCKRRDQLRQIEHDKIVTLLDSGDIISGKGKNQETSLARPGDTRWGSHYLTLLRLSSMWASVIGILGNIQDDASTSDNRGMARGLIDRMNDYEFVFALHLMKYLLGITNDLSLVLQQRDQNIVQAMSLIDTMKSQLQDFREEGWQIILDEVNNFCELNMIPVIDMEDSIAIRGNARRSRRGQTITNFHHYRVEIFCEVVDLIIQEMNNRFSEVSTELLSCIACLDPKSSFSQFNVQKLLRLADLYPEDFSSNDYLYLESQLRNYIYNVQRDPQFSEVGDLGSLAQQMVKTGKNTVFPLVYRLIQLALVLPVATASVERVFSAMNIVKTDLRNKMGDEWMNDCLVVYIEKDIFATIENEQILQRFQRMKTRRMQLPPLRYSSATTTNTSSVNQ